The proteins below come from a single Nocardiopsis gilva YIM 90087 genomic window:
- a CDS encoding RNA polymerase sigma factor encodes MTDQDLVHALRSNRIQPSDAYARLYDAYGEELYRECWVSLRDTDMAHTVLRDTFIVARAHIDRLSDSARLREWLIAIARAECARHPVAARASATALAAPTNQMAAPISGEYAEQFTGESPLCHRPPCLRLRVLSGVTGPDLSGYRAHIAERANAFDRCGFPLPPSTKRPDALSSRLVPGLILAACALLILVLVVYVCVRTTPAPMPWPIDPIVTMSG; translated from the coding sequence ATGACGGACCAGGACCTTGTCCACGCCCTGCGATCCAACAGGATTCAACCGTCGGACGCCTACGCTCGGCTCTATGACGCCTACGGTGAGGAGCTTTACCGCGAATGCTGGGTGTCGCTCCGTGACACCGACATGGCACACACAGTTCTGCGTGACACGTTCATCGTGGCCAGGGCGCACATCGATCGGCTTTCCGATTCGGCGCGGCTGCGAGAATGGCTGATCGCGATAGCCCGAGCGGAATGCGCACGGCATCCGGTTGCTGCACGTGCAAGTGCGACCGCACTTGCAGCGCCAACCAACCAGATGGCGGCGCCTATCAGCGGGGAATACGCCGAGCAGTTCACCGGTGAATCCCCACTCTGCCATCGGCCGCCATGTCTGCGGTTGCGCGTACTCAGCGGTGTTACCGGTCCGGACCTTTCCGGTTACCGCGCGCACATCGCCGAACGCGCCAACGCATTCGACCGGTGCGGATTCCCGCTTCCGCCCTCCACGAAACGCCCGGACGCCCTGTCCTCCCGACTGGTTCCGGGGCTCATTCTTGCCGCCTGTGCGCTGCTCATCCTGGTGCTGGTGGTCTACGTCTGCGTGCGGACCACCCCGGCCCCGATGCCATGGCCGATCGACCCCATCGTGACGATGTCGGGCTGA